A part of Populus alba chromosome 8, ASM523922v2, whole genome shotgun sequence genomic DNA contains:
- the LOC118039998 gene encoding uncharacterized protein codes for MSKANVRKQILEKNSIFIKEKEKPLSSQGLFTKHLKRVYPIGLHRSSSSLSLSSVSLSLSQSSNDSSLTDCSATPLEQKISLALRLISPSERREVPVARNFQTRQQQQQQQKQNQGSNDGELRRCNWITKNSDKVYVAFHDEFWGVPVYDDIQLFELLALSGMLMDYNWTEILKRKELFREAFDGFNPNIVARMGEKEIMEIASNKAIMLAESRVRCIVDNARCLLKIAREFGSFSNYVWGNVNFKPTINRYKYPRNVQLRSPKAEAISKDLLKRGFRFVGPVIVYSFMQAAGLTIDHLVDCYRYGECVSLAERPRRHI; via the exons ATGTCTAAAGCAAATGTAAGAAAACAGATTCTGGAGAAGAACAGCattttcatcaaagaaaaagagaagccGCTAAGTAGTCAAGGGCTCTTCACTAAACACCTTAAGAGAGTTTATCCAATCGGGCTACACAGAAGCTCTTCATCACTATCCCTATCATCTGTGTCATTATCTTTGTCACAGAGCTCAAATGATTCTTCTCTTACAGATTGTTCAGCGACTCCATTGGAACAGAAGATATCCTTGGCGCTTCGCCTAATTTCACCATCGGAAAGAAGAGAAGTCCCGGTGGCTAGAAACTTCCAAACacggcagcagcagcagcagcagcaaaagCAAAATCAGGGGTCTAATGATGGGGAGTTGAGGAGGTGCAACTGGATTACAAAGAACAGCG ATAAAGTTTATGTAGCATTTCATGATGAATTCTGGGGAGTTCCGGTATACGACGATAT ACAATTGTTCGAGCTGCTTGCGTTGTCTGGTATGTTGATGGACTATAATTGGACAGAGATCTTGAAAAGAAAGGAGCTGTTCAG AGAAGCTTTTGACGGATTCAATCCAAATATTGTTGCGAGAATGGGAGAGAAAGAGATCATGGAGATAGCCTCCAACAAGGCGATCATGTTGGCTGAGAGCAGGGTGAGGTGCATAGTAGACAATGCCAGGTGCTTACTGAAG ATTGCAAGGGAGTTTGGATCTTTTAGTAACTACGTGTGGGGAAATGTAAATTTCAAGCCAACAATCAACAGATACAAGTATCCGAGAAATGTTCAGCTGAGGTCTCCGAAAGCGGAAGCCATTAGCAAGGATCTACTGAAGCGTGGATTTCGATTCGTCGGACCGGTGATCGTGTACTCATTCATGCAGGCGGCAGGGCTGACAATTGATCATCTTGTAGATTGTTATAGGTATGGTGAATGCGTGAGCCTTGCAGAAAGACCACGCAGGCATATCTGA
- the LOC118039996 gene encoding phosphatidylinositol 4-kinase gamma 5 — translation MSPKLDSPVQTQMALAVFKSPLGGEYHGSQRMEGKQPAVRRRVFVQTETGCVLGMDLDRSDNAHTVKRRLQIALNVPTEESSLTFGDMVLKNDLSAVRNDSPLLLTRNFLHRSSSTPCLSPTGRDTQQRDQSSPIEILGHSSSFAKVRQSVKESIKAIKNGVDPLPVHSGLGGAYYFRNSRGQSVAIVKPTDEEPFAPNNPKGFVGKALGQPGLKRSVRVGETGFREVAAFLLDHDHFANVPPTALVKITHSIFNVNDGVNGNKLHKKKQVSKIASFQQFIPHDFDASDYGTSSFPVTAVHRIGILDIRILNTDRHGGNLLVRKLDGVGRFGQVELIPIDHGLCLPETLEDPYFEWIHWPQASIPFSDDELEYIEKLEPGKDCDMLRMELPTIRDACLRVLVLCTIFLKEAASSGLCLAEIGEMMSREFRAGEEEPSELEVVCIEARRLIAEREVFSPRGYLGDDQDFQFDLDCDEPHYDFIPKVTADDSLTRSPFQFGIGSGSGRFLLSKLEESIEEEESEGEEEQEGFTALRTPEKLPAISKLSMSLKSSIPLGDKNQKFSGTKPENGYLSNRSSGHRSANEQLPASMSFVELADMTEEEWTLFMEKFQELLHPAFAKRKSVTCGQRQRQRQRLGTSCQF, via the coding sequence ATGTCTCCTAAATTGGACAGTCCAGTTCAAACACAGATGGCACTGGCAGTCTTTAAGAGCCCACTTGGTGGGGAATACCACGGAAGCCAAAGAATGGAAGGGAAACAACCTGCTGTGAGGAGACGTGTTTTTGTGCAAACTGAGACTGGTTGTGTCTTGGGGATGGACTTGGATCGCAGTGACAATGCTCATACAGTGAAAAGAAGGCTGCAGATTGCACTTAATGTTCCAACCGAAGAGAGTTCCTTGACTTTTGGGGATATGGTGCTGAAGAATGACCTTAGTGCTGTTCGTAATGATTCACCTCTTCTCTTAACACGGAACTTTCTTCATAGAAGCTCATCAACGCCCTGTCTTTCACCAACTGGAAGAGACACCCAACAGAGAGACCAAAGTAGTCCTATTGAGATATTGGGACACTCAAGTAGCTTTGCTAAGGTGAGGCAATCGGTCAAGGAAAGCATCAAGGCAATTAAGAATGGTGTCGATCCACTTCCAGTTCATAGCGGGCTTGGAGGTGCATACTACTTTAGAAACAGCAGAGGTCAGAGTGTTGCCATTGTGAAGCCAACTGATGAAGAACCTTTTGCGCCAAACAATCCAAAAGGTTTTGTTGGCAAAGCTCTCGGGCAACCAGGTCTGAAACGGTCTGTGCGTGTTGGGGAGACAGGGTTCAGGGAAGTGGCGGCATTCCTTCTTGACCACGATCACTTTGCTAATGTGCCCCCTACTGCACTTGTGAAGATCACTCACTCAATCTTCAATGTCAATGATGGCGTGAATGGCAATAAGCTACACAAGAAGAAGCAGGTCAGCAAGATTGCATCTTTCCAGCAGTTCATTCCACATGATTTTGATGCGAGTGATTATGGGACTTCAAGTTTCCCAGTTACTGCTGTGCATCGAATCGGTATTTTAGACATTAGGATTCTTAACACAGACAGGCATGGTGGAAACCTTTTGGTGAGGAAGCTTGATGGTGTCGGGAGATTTGGGCAAGTAGAGCTGATTCCAATTGATCACGGGCTTTGCTTGCCAGAAACATTGGAGGATCCGTACTTTGAGTGGATTCATTGGCCCCAGGCTTCGATTCCGTTCTCAGATGATGAACTTGAGTATATTGAAAAACTTGAACCAGGCAAAGATTGTGATATGCTGCGGATGGAGCTCCCAACGATCAGAGATGCTTGTCTACGGGTCCTGGTTCTCTGCACAATTTTTCTCAAGGAAGCTGCCTCCTCTGGTCTCTGTCTTGCTGAAATTGGTGAGATGATGAGCAGGGAGTTCCGTGCTGGGGAGGAGGAACCCAGTGAGCTTGAGGTTGTGTGCATTGAGGCAAGGAGGTTAATAGCTGAGAGGGAGGTGTTTTCTCCCCGGGGTTATTTGGGAGATGATCAGGATTTCCAATTTGATTTAGACTGTGATGAACCACATTATGACTTCATCCCAAAGGTAACAGCAGATGACTCCCTGACTAGGTCACCATTCCAATTTGGAATTGGATCTGGGAGTGGTCGCTTCCTGCTTTCCAAATTGGAGGAAAGCATTGAGGAAGAGGAAAGTGAAGGGGAGGAAGAGCAGGAGGGTTTTACTGCCCTGCGCACTCCTGAAAAACTCCCTGCCATTTCAAAACTTTCCATGTCACTGAAGAGTAGTATCCCGTTAGGCGACAAAAACCAGAAGTTCTCAGGAACAAAACCAGAAAATGGCTATCTTAGTAATAGATCATCCGGTCACAGGAGTGCTAACGAGCAGCTCCCTGCGAGTATGAGTTTTGTGGAGCTGGCAGATATGACCGAGGAGGAATGGACCCTGTTTATGGAGAAATTTCAGGAACTGCTGCACCCAGCATTTGCCAAACGCAAATCTGTTACCTGTGGTCAGAGgcagagacagagacagaggCTTGGTACTTCATGCCAGTTTTGA
- the LOC118039997 gene encoding uncharacterized protein isoform X2 encodes MRYDYSGYGQSSGKPSEQDTYADIEAAFKCLEETYGVKEEDIILYGQSLGSGPALELATRLPELRAVILHSPILSGLRVMHPIKKTFWFDIYKNIDKIPLVNCPVLVIHGTEDEVVNFSHGKQLWELCKEKYEPLWLKGGNHCNLELYPEYLKHLKKFICAIEKLQPRLRNVSAQSTDQPEQPLNTAEHNAEKPRPSTDHKEKARPSIGHREKSRLSTDSREKARASTDRRERARKSIDRMGKARNSTDQPEKARNSFDRFGDMVRSVGLCNVDCLKQTAAEA; translated from the exons ATGAG GTATGATTATTCTGGCTATGGACAGTCTTCTGGAAAG CCAAGTGAGCAAGACACGTATGCTGACATAGAGGCTGCATTTAAATGCCTTGAAGAGACATATGGAGTGAAGGAGGAAGACATTATATTGTATGGCCAGTCGTTAGGGAGTGGACCTGCTCTTGAATTGGCTACCCGTTTGCCTGAATTAAGGGCTGTTATTCTTCACAGTCCTATCCTGTCTGGCCTTCGAGTCATGCATCCTATCAAGAAAACATTCTGGTTCGACATTTACAAG AATATTGATAAAATCCCGCTAGTCAATTGCCCAGTTCTTGTAATTCAT GGAACAGAAGACGAAGTTGTGAATTTCTCTCATGGGAAGCAGCTCTGGGAGCTTTGCAAAGAGAAGTACGAGCCATTGTGGCTTAAAGGAGGAAACCACTGCAATCTGGAACTCTACCCAGAATACTTGAAGCATCTCAAGAAGTTCATATGTGCCATCGAAAAATTGCAGCCGCGTCTTAGAAATGTATCAGCCCAAAGTACTGATCAACCTGAACAACCCTTGAATACTGCAGAACACAATGCGGAGAAGCCAAGGCCAAGCACAGATCATAAAGAGAAGGCAAGGCCTAGCATTGGACACAGAGAAAAATCCAGGCTAAGCACAGACAgtagagagaaagcaagagccaGCACTGACAGAAGAGAAAGGGCACGAAAGAGCATTGATCGCATGGGCAAAGCAAGAAATAGCACTGATCAGCCAGAGAAAGCTAGGAACAGCTTCGACCG GTTTGGAGACATGGTGAGGTCTGTTGGATTGTGCAATGTTGATTGTCTGAAGCAGACAGCTGCCGAGGCCTGA
- the LOC118039997 gene encoding uncharacterized protein isoform X1 yields MGVATSSMAAKFAFFPPNPPSYTILVEEETGKLRLSSDTLHQRDNVDVLRLCTKKGNEIVAMYAKNPSASLTVLYSHGNAADIGQMYHIFTELSLHLNVNLMGYDYSGYGQSSGKPSEQDTYADIEAAFKCLEETYGVKEEDIILYGQSLGSGPALELATRLPELRAVILHSPILSGLRVMHPIKKTFWFDIYKNIDKIPLVNCPVLVIHGTEDEVVNFSHGKQLWELCKEKYEPLWLKGGNHCNLELYPEYLKHLKKFICAIEKLQPRLRNVSAQSTDQPEQPLNTAEHNAEKPRPSTDHKEKARPSIGHREKSRLSTDSREKARASTDRRERARKSIDRMGKARNSTDQPEKARNSFDRFGDMVRSVGLCNVDCLKQTAAEA; encoded by the exons ATGGGGGTAGCAACATCATCCATGGCAGCAAAATTTGCTTTCTTTCCACCAAATCCACCATCTTACACCATATTAGTGGAGGAAGAAACCGGAAAACTTAGGCTCTCATCAGATACACTCCACCAGAGGGACAACGTAGATGTTTTGAGATTATGTACCAAGAAAGGCAATGAGATTGTTGCCATGTATGCGAAGAATCCATCAGCTTCATTGACAGTGTTGTATTCTCATGGCAATGCTGCTGATATTGGCCAGATGTATCATATTTTCACTGAGCTTAGCTTGCATCTCAATGTTAATCTTATGGG GTATGATTATTCTGGCTATGGACAGTCTTCTGGAAAG CCAAGTGAGCAAGACACGTATGCTGACATAGAGGCTGCATTTAAATGCCTTGAAGAGACATATGGAGTGAAGGAGGAAGACATTATATTGTATGGCCAGTCGTTAGGGAGTGGACCTGCTCTTGAATTGGCTACCCGTTTGCCTGAATTAAGGGCTGTTATTCTTCACAGTCCTATCCTGTCTGGCCTTCGAGTCATGCATCCTATCAAGAAAACATTCTGGTTCGACATTTACAAG AATATTGATAAAATCCCGCTAGTCAATTGCCCAGTTCTTGTAATTCAT GGAACAGAAGACGAAGTTGTGAATTTCTCTCATGGGAAGCAGCTCTGGGAGCTTTGCAAAGAGAAGTACGAGCCATTGTGGCTTAAAGGAGGAAACCACTGCAATCTGGAACTCTACCCAGAATACTTGAAGCATCTCAAGAAGTTCATATGTGCCATCGAAAAATTGCAGCCGCGTCTTAGAAATGTATCAGCCCAAAGTACTGATCAACCTGAACAACCCTTGAATACTGCAGAACACAATGCGGAGAAGCCAAGGCCAAGCACAGATCATAAAGAGAAGGCAAGGCCTAGCATTGGACACAGAGAAAAATCCAGGCTAAGCACAGACAgtagagagaaagcaagagccaGCACTGACAGAAGAGAAAGGGCACGAAAGAGCATTGATCGCATGGGCAAAGCAAGAAATAGCACTGATCAGCCAGAGAAAGCTAGGAACAGCTTCGACCG GTTTGGAGACATGGTGAGGTCTGTTGGATTGTGCAATGTTGATTGTCTGAAGCAGACAGCTGCCGAGGCCTGA
- the LOC118039995 gene encoding heat shock protein 90-5, chloroplastic: MAPVLSRSLATYASLISLPSSIRHPNNKVLNLRSVFLPQNNGLKKEFSCSGLKWKLEKRNDRISVRCEAAVAEKEATDTSGEKFEYQAEVSRLLDLIVHSLYSHKEVFLRELVSNASDALDKLRFLSVTEPSLLGDAGDLEIRIRPDPDNGTITITDTGIGMTKEELVDCLGTIAQSGTSKFLKALKENKDAGADNGLIGQFGVGFYSAFLVAEKVVVSTKSPKSDKQHVWESEADSSSYVIKEETDPEKLLRRGTQITLYLREDDKYEFSDPVRIQGLVKNYSQFVAFPIYTWVEKSRTVEVEEEEEPKEGEEVPEGEKKKTKKTKTEKYWDWELANETKPIWMRNPKEVEKDEYQEFYKKTFNEFLDPLAYAHFTTEGEVEFRSVLYIPGMGPLNNEEVINPKTKNIRLYVKRVFISDDFDGELFPRYLSFVRGVVDSDDLPLNVSREILQESRIVRIMRKRLVRKTFDMIQDLSESEKKEDYKKFWENFGRFLKLGCVEDSGNHKRITPLLRFYTSKSEEELTSLDEYIENMGENQKAIYYLATDSLKSAKTAPFLEKLVQEDIEVLYLIEPIDEVAIQNLQTYKEKKFVDISKEDLELGGDDEVKERETKQEYNLLCDWIKQQLGEKVAKVQVSKRLSSSPCVLVSGKFGWSANMERLMKAQALGDQSSLEFMRGRRILEINPDHPIIKDLNAACKNAPDSSDAKRAVDLLYDTALISSGFTPDSPAELGGKIYEMMAMALGGRWGRSDGDEAEDNAEESDANATEASEPQVIEPSEVRTESDPWQD; encoded by the exons ATGGCTCCAGTTTTAAGCAGAAGCTTAGCTACTTATGCCTCTTTAATCTCCCTTCCCTCCTCTATTAGACATCCAAATAACAAAGTCTTAAATCTGAGAAGTGTTTTTTTGCCACAAAATAACGGTCTCAAAAAGGAATTTTCCTGTTCTGGATTAAAATGGAAACTTGAGAAGAGAAATGACCGGATTTCGGTTCGGTGCGAGGCTGCTGTGGCAGAGAAGGAAGCAACTGATACTTCTGGCGAGAAGTTTGAGTATCAAGCTGAG GTCAGTCGGCTCTTGGATTTGATAGTTCACAGTCTGTACAGCCACAAGGAAGTTTTCCTTAGAGAGCTCGTGAG CAATGCAAGCGATGCTTTAGATAAGTTGAGATTCTTAAGTGTGACCGAGCCCTCATTGCTTGGGGATGCTGGTGACCTCGAGATACGCATCAGACCTGATCCAGACAATGGCACCATTACCATAAC AGATACTGGCATTGGGATGACAAAAGAGGAGCTTGTTGACTGCCTTGGAACTATTGCTCAGAGTGGTACATCAAAATTTCTAAAGGCTCTTAAG GAAAACAAAGATGCTGGGGCAGACAATGGTTTGATTGGCcaatttggtgttggtttctaTTCTGCTTTCCTTGTAGCCGAGAAG GTTGTTGTGTCTACAAAGAGCCCAAAGTCAGATAAGCAACATGTTTGGGAATCGGAAGCTGACAGTAGCTCTTATGTCATCAAGGAAGAAACTGACCCTGAAAAGCTCCTCCGCCGTGGAACTCAAATCACACTTTATTTAAGG GAAGATGACAAGTATGAATTCTCAGATCCGGTCAGAATTCAGGGGTTGGTGAAGAATTACTCTCAGTTTGTTGCTTTCCCTATCTATACATGGGTAGAAAAATCAAGGACTGTTGAG gtggaagaggaggaagaaccaaaagaaggagaagaggtGCCAGAG ggtgagaaaaaaaagacaaagaaaactaaaactgagAAGTATTGGGATTGGGAATTAGCCAATGAGACAAAACCTATTTGG ATGAGGAATCCGAAGGAAGTTGAAAAGGATGAATATCAGGAGTTCTACAAGAAGACATTTAATGAATTCTTGGATCCACTTGCGTACGCACACTTTACCACAGAG GGAGAGGTTGAGTTTAGGAGTGTTCTATACATTCCAGGAATGGGGCCTCTTAACAATGAGGAAGTAATAAATCCTAAAACAAAGAACATTCGTTTATATGTGAAGCGGGTATTTATCTCGGATGATTTTGATGGGGAACTG tttCCACGATATTTGAGCTTTGTGAGGGGTGTGGTGGATTCCGATGATCTTCCTCTTAATGTTTCTCGAGAGATTCTGCAAGAGAGTCGGATTGTAAGGATTATGAGAAAAAGGCTAGTTAGGAAAACATTTGACATGATTCAAGATCTTtctgaaagtgaaaaaaaagag GATTACAAAAAATTCTGGGAGAACTTTGGCAGGTTTCTGAAGTTAGGATGTGTTGAAGACTCTGGTAATCACAAGCGCATAACTCCACTGTTGCGGTTCTACACTTCCAAAAGCGAGGAGGAACTCACAAGCTTAGATGAATACATTGAAAACATGGGAGAAAACCAGAAGGCTATATACTACTTGGCAACAGACAGCTTGAAAAGTGCTAAGACTGCGCCATTCTTGGAGAAGTTGGTTCAAGAAGACATTGAG GTCCTTTATTTAATCGAGCCAATTGATGAGGTTGCCATCCAGAACCTGCAAACCTACAAAGAGAAGAAATTTGTTGATATCAGCAAGGAAGATCTAGAATTGG GTGGTGATGATGAGGTCAAAGAGAGGGAAActaaacaagaatacaatctCCTATGTGATTGGATTAAGCAGCAACTGGGTGAAAAGGTGGCCAAAGTCCAAGTTTCAAAGCGTCTCAGCTCTTCTCCCTGTGTGCTTGTCTCTGGCAAGTTTGGTTGGTCTGCCAACATGGAAAG GTTGATGAAAGCACAAGCTCTTGGAGATCAATCCAGCTTGGAGTTCATGAGGGGAAGGAGAATACTGGAGATTAATCCAGATCACCCAATCATTAAAGACTTAAAC GCTGCTTGCAAGAATGCTCCTGATAGCAGTGATGCCAAGAGAGCTGTTGACCTCCTATATGATACTGCATTGATCTCCAGTGGATTCACT CCTGACAGCCCAGCTGAGCTGGGTGGTAAGATATACGAGATGATGGCCATGGCACTTGGAGGGAGATGGGGTAGATCAGACGGAGATGAGGCAGAGGATAATGCTGAGGAATCTGATGCAAATGCCACTGAGGCCTCGGAGCCACAAGTAATTGAACCATCAGAAGTGAGGACAGAGAGTGATCCTTGGCAGGATTAA
- the LOC140955837 gene encoding uncharacterized protein produces the protein MKMAASPMKFTCLLLLLLFTGASLNSAHAHPTVEVDTFSSERITVDGDGMVTTSIKKIGGRKVVRAHNIKRPEIKGNVAHGGTSRISSANDQVAGKYGYEGEVMDIGNKRNGGRFPEGVKESGFVAFNADYHEPRHHPPKNN, from the exons ATGAAAATGGCTGCTTCGCCTATGAAGTTCACATGCTTGCTGCTCTTACTGCTGTTTACAGGTGCATCGCTCAACAGTGCACATGCCCATCCAA CTGTGGAAGTTGATACTTTTTCAAGTGAAAGG ATAACAGTGGATGGCGATGGAATGGTCACGACCAGCATTAAAAAGATAGGAGGAAGAAAAGTGGTTCGAGCCCACAACATCAAAAGGCCAGAGATTAAAGGCAATGTAGCGCATGGAGGGACCTCAAGGATTTCGAGTGCAAATGATCAAGTGGCTGGAAAATACGGCTACGAAGGAGAGGTTATGGATATAGGAAATAAGCGAAACGGGGGTCGATTTCCTGAAGGGGTTAAGGAGTCAGGTTTTGTAGCTTTCAATGCTGATTACCATGAACCTAGGCACCATCCACCTAAAAATAATTGA